The DNA sequence CCGACCTAGTTTTACTTCCAATTTATTGTCTGCGAGTCGTTTGCTATTGTTTTGCACATTTCCATTTACGAATACTTCGAGATCTTCTACTATGCCGTGAATAACAAAGACAGCATTTTTCCATTCTGGTTGATACTCATCATGCTCAACATGAGTTAATATGTCCAACCGATTTTTCTCTAGCTTCGCTTCAAATCTACATTGATAAAAAGAGCCTCGCTCATACTCAAAGGATTTGCCATCGTCTTCGTAATACGTAAATGTGCTTTTCTCTTCATCAGTTACGTAGATGTGCACCTTCAGCTCCGTTTCCTTTGCCTCTGTAGAGCTTTTTACTGTTCCATGTGTAAGAATTGATCCCTCTTTCACAAAAATAGGAAGTATATCAAGCGCCGCTTGGACGAGGTGATGCTTTCCACCTTCAAGCTTCACTTCCGTCCAATAATTGACCCAATTCCCTTCAGGTAAGTAAACTACACGATGGTACGTATCTGGTGTTGTGATTGGGGCAACAAGGACGTCTGCACCAATAAGAAATTGGTCTGATAAATTAAACGTATTTTTGTCGTTTGGATATTCTAGTACTAGTGGACGCATGACTGGTTCACCTGTAACACTCGCTTCTTGGAATAAAGTATATAAATAAGGTAGCCAGACATAGCGCTCCTGAATATATTTCTTCACTACCGCTTCATATTTTTCTCCGAACATCCATGGCTCTTGATGAATAGAATTTAATTCGCTATGGTTTCTAAAGAAAGGAGTAAATGTTCCAAATTGTGTCCAACGAGCAAGTAATTGGCCGTTGGAATCATGGGCAAATCCCCCAACATCCGGACCACAGAACGGCACACCCGAAATACCTAAATTCATACACATTGGAATTGCCATCTGAAGGTGCTCCCAGAAGCTGCGATTATCGCCAGTCCAAACCGCCGCATATCTTTGTACCCCAGCAAATCCAGCTCTCGTGAGTAAAAATGGACGGTTCCCTTTCAAATGGTTTTTCATCCCTTCATAAGTTGCCTCTCCCATTAGCAGGCCATAAAGATTATGAAGTTCACGATGTGTTTTTGGGTCTCCGTCGTTATCATGCATGACCTTTATATCCATCGTTTTCGTTTCATTAAATACAGCTGGTTCATTCATATCATTCCAAATACCTTCAATTCCTAGATCAGAATAAAATTGATGATTTTTTCCCCACCAACGACGAACCTCGCTGTTTGTAAAATCAGGAAATGCACTTTCTCCTGGCCAAACATCACCAGTATAAATGTCTCCTTCTATATACTTACAGAATTGATCGTTTCTAACTCCCTCTTGATAAATGTTGTATTCTGGATCGACCTTTACACCTGGATCTACAATTGGCACAACACGGACACCTTGATTTTTTAAATCATGTAGAAGCTTTTTCGGGTTCGGAAACCTTCCTTCGTCAAATGTAAAAACTCTATACCCGTTCATGTAATGTAGATCTAAATATATGGCGTCTAAAGGGATGTCTTTTTCCTTAAATGTATTTACAACATCCCTCACTTCCTCCTCTGTTTCATAGCTATAGCGAGATTGATGATAGCCCAATGCCCATTTTGGTGGAAGTGGCATTTTCCCTGTTAGCTCAGAAAACTGTGCAACCACCTCTTTCGGCGATGGCCCTGCAAATACATAATAATCTAGCTGTCCGCCTTCCGCAGAAAAAGAGTATGTGTCATCAGAAGTTTTCATATCGAAAACAGTCTTAAATGTATTGTCAAAATAAATGCCATGAGCTTTACCATTTCGAACCGTCATAAAGTATGGAATAGATTGATAGAGTGAATCTATTTCTGGGTTATGTGGCGCATACACATCGGTATTCCACATTGTCATCTTTTCGCCACGTTTATCTAGGAAGCTCGTTTTTTCACCAAATCCGTAAAAATGATCTTCGGCATCCATTTGCTTATAGCAGATCACTTCGTTTTTATCATTAAATCCCATTCCTACATGATCGTCTTTCACTAGTAACTTCTTATGATGATCAAAAATAGAAATGGAGACTTGGTCTCTTTTTATAACAAGCGTAAGTTTCTCACTTGCAACTCGAAGTTCTTTTTCACCTTCTGTAATATGAGGCTTAATTTGTTCACGCTCTCCCACTACAGCAAAGCTTGATTGATAACTTGGTCTACCTTTATGATTCATAATGATACGAACGATATCGTCTCTATAAAACAATATGGAGACATAGCCGTTATCACATTGAAATACTACTGCATTATTCTCTATATTGTAGGATTTAACGGTACCTAAGCTTTGATAATTAACTTTACTTCCATGCTTTTTATTTTCTGGTAATATTGCGAAACTTGTATCTTCCATTAAGGCTCCTCCTCCTTTATGTGATGTTTTATCCTTTCGTAGCCCCTGAGGTTAAGCCACTGATTAAATAGCGCTGAAGTGCTAAAAAGACAATTGCAATCGGAATCGCGATCAATATAGCTCCCGCAGCAAATCTTGTAAAGTTATTTGCAAACTGGGCATTTACAAAGTTATATAACCCTAGTGCTAGCGTAAAGTTTTCTGGACTTCTTAATAATATTCTTGGCAATATAAAATCCATGAATGGTGCCATAAAGTTAAATAATGCAACAACTGCGAGAATTGGCTTAGCTAGTGGTAGCATAATTTGAAATAAAATCCTAAAATGACCAGCTCCATCGATTTTTGCAGATTCATCAAGCTCTCTAGGAATCGTGTCAAAATAGCCTTTTACTAAAAACGCATTCATCGGAATGGCTCCACCAACGTAAACTAAAATCAGTCCTAGTAAAGAATCTAATAATCCTACTAAATTTAAAATGATATAAATCGCTACCATCGCCATTAATACCGGAAACATTTGTAGTAATAGAAAAGCATAAATCCCATATTTCCTTCCTACAAAACGGTATCTTGAAAATGCGTAGGCTACTAAAGTAACAAAGATCGTTGATAGTAATGAAGCTGAAAATGCAACGATTAAAGTATTTTTGTACCATGTCAAATAATTACTTGCTGGGTCTGTAAAAAGCCATACATAATGTGTAAATGACCAGTTTTCCGGAATCATAGAAGCACCATACATACTCGTTCCTGGATTAAGCGATATGCCAAATGTCCATAAAAGAGGGTAAAGGATAATAACAAACATCACTAAAATACTTCCGTATATTACTGTTAATTCTAAAACGTTCTTTAATTTTTTGCTCATTATATTTTCCCCTCCTCTTTAAATGATCTTGTTTTTCTAAATTGGAAAAAGGCGAAAGTCGCTACGATTAATCCGAGTATGAGGGATATAGCTGCTGCCATACCGTACTGTTGTGACTCAAAGGTTAAATCATACACCCATGAAATTAAAATATCGGTACCCCCTGCATTTTGCCCTCTTACTGCAGGACCACCTTCATTAAATAAGTAAATAATATTGAAGTTATTAAAATTCCCTGCATATTGCATAATGAGTAGTGGTGCTGTCGCAAACATTAAATGTGGGAATGTAATGTGTCTAAATTTTTGAAGTCGGGTTGCACCATCAATATCTGCTGCCTCATACCAATCGTGGGATATACTTTGAAGTACCCCTGTAAATAAAGCAAAGACAAAAGGAAACCCTAACCAAGTTTGAATAGCAATAAGTGCTGTTCTAGTCCAAAACGGATCACTCATCCACGGTGCCCCTTGACCAAAAATCGGTTCAAGAATATCTCGATTTATCGCACCGAAATTATCATTAAACAATGCAGCAAATACAAGAATAGTAACGAATCCAGGTACTGCCCAAGGGAGTATCAAAACTGTTCTTATCAGCCTTTTCATTTTCACTCTTGCATCATTTACGATTACCGCTAAATACATTGCAAGGCTAATTTGAAGGGTAGTCGCAACTAATGTCCAAACTAACGTCCAAGAGAGAACGGAGAAAAATGTATTCCTCCACATCGGGTTAGTAAGTAAATTTGCAAAGTTGTCGAAGGCTATCCACTCAAGAAGTCTGCCTGGTGGTGCATTCATCAGTGTATAGTTTGTAAATGCTAAAAAAACCATAAATAGTAACGGAAATATAACAACAAAAACTAATAAAAAGAGACCTGGCCCAACGAGTAAATACGGGAACCCTTTATCCCATGCGTTACGAAAGGCTTCTCCCATTGAGGTTATTTCCCAACCATCTTTAATCTTTTGTGCATCCTTCCGTGCATCTACAATGTTTGCTACATAAAATGTTAATGCGAACGCTGTGATGATAAGTGCAATAATCCCTTGACTTAATAAAACTCTTGAATCATCAACACCTGGAATCTCCCCTAAAGTGAATAGTCCCCAGTATCCAATATTCAAAAAGTCATGAAATACAATTAAAAACGCTAAAAACAATACAAAAATAATCGATCCTTTAATGAATCTTCGGTTATACATCTGCCCAAAGCCTGGAATAAAGGACAGTATTGTTGCAATGTTAGGACTATGATTTTGCCT is a window from the Evansella cellulosilytica DSM 2522 genome containing:
- a CDS encoding sugar ABC transporter permease, producing the protein MSKKLKNVLELTVIYGSILVMFVIILYPLLWTFGISLNPGTSMYGASMIPENWSFTHYVWLFTDPASNYLTWYKNTLIVAFSASLLSTIFVTLVAYAFSRYRFVGRKYGIYAFLLLQMFPVLMAMVAIYIILNLVGLLDSLLGLILVYVGGAIPMNAFLVKGYFDTIPRELDESAKIDGAGHFRILFQIMLPLAKPILAVVALFNFMAPFMDFILPRILLRSPENFTLALGLYNFVNAQFANNFTRFAAGAILIAIPIAIVFLALQRYLISGLTSGATKG
- a CDS encoding glycoside hydrolase family 31 protein codes for the protein MEDTSFAILPENKKHGSKVNYQSLGTVKSYNIENNAVVFQCDNGYVSILFYRDDIVRIIMNHKGRPSYQSSFAVVGEREQIKPHITEGEKELRVASEKLTLVIKRDQVSISIFDHHKKLLVKDDHVGMGFNDKNEVICYKQMDAEDHFYGFGEKTSFLDKRGEKMTMWNTDVYAPHNPEIDSLYQSIPYFMTVRNGKAHGIYFDNTFKTVFDMKTSDDTYSFSAEGGQLDYYVFAGPSPKEVVAQFSELTGKMPLPPKWALGYHQSRYSYETEEEVRDVVNTFKEKDIPLDAIYLDLHYMNGYRVFTFDEGRFPNPKKLLHDLKNQGVRVVPIVDPGVKVDPEYNIYQEGVRNDQFCKYIEGDIYTGDVWPGESAFPDFTNSEVRRWWGKNHQFYSDLGIEGIWNDMNEPAVFNETKTMDIKVMHDNDGDPKTHRELHNLYGLLMGEATYEGMKNHLKGNRPFLLTRAGFAGVQRYAAVWTGDNRSFWEHLQMAIPMCMNLGISGVPFCGPDVGGFAHDSNGQLLARWTQFGTFTPFFRNHSELNSIHQEPWMFGEKYEAVVKKYIQERYVWLPYLYTLFQEASVTGEPVMRPLVLEYPNDKNTFNLSDQFLIGADVLVAPITTPDTYHRVVYLPEGNWVNYWTEVKLEGGKHHLVQAALDILPIFVKEGSILTHGTVKSSTEAKETELKVHIYVTDEEKSTFTYYEDDGKSFEYERGSFYQCRFEAKLEKNRLDILTHVEHDEYQPEWKNAVFVIHGIVEDLEVFVNGNVQNNSKRLADNKLEVKLGRNEF
- a CDS encoding sugar ABC transporter permease, translating into MKPEESREKLKKNRQNHSPNIATILSFIPGFGQMYNRRFIKGSIIFVLFLAFLIVFHDFLNIGYWGLFTLGEIPGVDDSRVLLSQGIIALIITAFALTFYVANIVDARKDAQKIKDGWEITSMGEAFRNAWDKGFPYLLVGPGLFLLVFVVIFPLLFMVFLAFTNYTLMNAPPGRLLEWIAFDNFANLLTNPMWRNTFFSVLSWTLVWTLVATTLQISLAMYLAVIVNDARVKMKRLIRTVLILPWAVPGFVTILVFAALFNDNFGAINRDILEPIFGQGAPWMSDPFWTRTALIAIQTWLGFPFVFALFTGVLQSISHDWYEAADIDGATRLQKFRHITFPHLMFATAPLLIMQYAGNFNNFNIIYLFNEGGPAVRGQNAGGTDILISWVYDLTFESQQYGMAAAISLILGLIVATFAFFQFRKTRSFKEEGKI